In Nocardioides nitrophenolicus, the genomic window GGCCAAGGAGGCCGTCGGGAAGGCCACGGACGACGAGGACCTCGAGAACGAGGGCAAGGTCGACAAGGCCAAGGGCAACCTGAAGCAGGCCGGCGAGAAGGTGAAGGACGCCTTCAAGTAGGCGGCCGAACGCTCAGACGACCGACCGGGCCCGGCGTGGTGCGAGCCACGCCGGGTCCGGTTCGCGTCCGCGGCGGCTCGGTCTGTAA contains:
- a CDS encoding CsbD family protein — protein: MGLDDKLSNKAEEMTGKAKEAVGKATDDEDLENEGKVDKAKGNLKQAGEKVKDAFK